One window of the Natronomonas marina genome contains the following:
- a CDS encoding fibrillarin-like rRNA/tRNA 2'-O-methyltransferase, protein MSLPDGVQRRAIDGEEALATRGEPVYGEGTDGEWRRWDLRRSKLGAMLEMDVDTGLAGGETVLYLGAAAGTTVSHVADFAGPTYAVEFAARPARDLLDAAEPRGNLFPLLKDARKPETYAHVVEPVDVVVQDVATRGQARVALANRRFLRDDGRLLLSVKARSEDVTGDPDAVFDEVLDSLAEGYEVLSARGLEPFHDDHLAVVARPK, encoded by the coding sequence GTGAGCCTGCCCGACGGCGTCCAGCGCCGCGCCATCGACGGCGAGGAGGCGCTTGCGACCCGCGGCGAACCGGTGTACGGCGAGGGAACCGACGGCGAGTGGCGGCGGTGGGATCTCCGGCGGTCGAAGCTCGGTGCGATGCTCGAGATGGACGTCGACACCGGCCTGGCGGGCGGCGAGACGGTGCTGTACCTCGGTGCCGCGGCCGGGACGACGGTCAGCCATGTCGCCGATTTCGCGGGACCGACCTACGCCGTCGAGTTCGCCGCACGGCCGGCGCGGGACCTGCTCGACGCGGCGGAACCGCGAGGGAACCTCTTTCCGCTCCTGAAGGACGCCCGCAAGCCGGAGACGTACGCCCACGTCGTCGAGCCGGTCGACGTCGTGGTGCAGGACGTCGCCACGCGGGGCCAGGCGCGGGTGGCGCTGGCCAACCGACGGTTCCTCCGGGACGACGGCCGACTGCTGCTGTCGGTGAAGGCCAGAAGCGAGGACGTCACCGGCGACCCCGACGCGGTGTTCGACGAGGTCCTCGATTCGCTCGCCGAGGGGTACGAGGTGCTGTCGGCGCGGGGACTGGAGCCGTTCCACGACGACCACCTGGCCGTGGTCGCACGGCCGAAGTAG
- a CDS encoding NOP5/NOP56 family protein → MDSSDAGWFAGTDRDDIGAAADAIRSGESDDPRDWPSLAVESGFADTEDDYYEALHAATMAATRQAVRERERADDQQLIHAVRAMDDCLRVANELAERVAEWAGSSREDAGTGVEYARELAEADDDGPLVSLAGRVRDLDDEAADLRSHVERTTPEVAPNLAAMAGPVLAARLVALAGGLEELARKPAGTVQVLGAEEALFAHLRGHAPSPKHGVIYAHEAVRGTHPDHRGSAARALAGKLTIAVRVDHYSGERKPELDAELEDRIERIQERDVE, encoded by the coding sequence ATGGACTCCAGTGACGCGGGCTGGTTCGCCGGGACCGACCGCGACGACATCGGCGCAGCAGCCGACGCCATCAGGAGCGGCGAGAGCGACGACCCTCGTGACTGGCCGTCCCTCGCGGTCGAGTCCGGCTTCGCCGACACCGAGGACGACTACTACGAGGCGCTCCACGCGGCGACGATGGCCGCGACCCGGCAGGCGGTCCGCGAGCGGGAACGGGCCGACGACCAGCAGTTGATTCACGCCGTGCGCGCGATGGACGACTGCCTGCGCGTCGCCAACGAACTGGCCGAACGGGTCGCCGAGTGGGCCGGCAGCAGCCGCGAGGACGCCGGCACGGGCGTCGAGTACGCCCGGGAACTGGCCGAGGCGGACGACGACGGGCCGCTGGTCTCGCTGGCCGGCCGGGTCCGGGACCTCGACGACGAGGCCGCCGACCTCCGGAGCCACGTCGAGCGGACGACCCCGGAGGTGGCGCCGAACCTCGCCGCGATGGCGGGGCCAGTACTGGCGGCGCGACTCGTCGCGCTGGCGGGCGGACTGGAGGAGTTGGCCCGCAAGCCGGCGGGGACGGTGCAGGTGCTCGGCGCCGAGGAGGCGCTGTTCGCGCACCTGCGGGGCCACGCTCCCTCCCCGAAACACGGCGTCATCTACGCCCACGAGGCGGTTCGAGGGACCCACCCCGACCACCGGGGGTCGGCCGCGCGGGCGCTGGCGGGCAAACTGACCATCGCGGTGCGAGTCGACCACTACTCCGGCGAGCGGAAGCCGGAACTGGACGCCGAACTCGAAGACCGCATCGAGCGCATCCAGGAGCGTGATGTCGAGTGA
- a CDS encoding metal-dependent hydrolase, with translation MFVGHGLVAFAIVAGLAALAGWDRERALAVGLLAGAFGLSPDVDILYAPVGLVGVDGLLEAEAAFWAAGNVVHRAVTHSLVVGALGAVGAALWAARTKATRALAVTVGTGLVAVGATDGALSAVVMAAFVVVVFGVASAGTRWGIDAPHVGAAAVVGLLAHPFGDLFTGAPPELLYPFDVTLVAERLLLHPDPTMHLLGAFGLEIATMWAAALVYLHVTDRRLTDHVRPHATLGVGFAGAVLLLPPPSLEAPYRFVFGALGVGMVSGVGVHPRNWWRLLTPDADRRPLTPLGVALTGLAALSAALLAYGTLYTWL, from the coding sequence ATGTTCGTCGGTCACGGCCTCGTCGCGTTCGCCATCGTCGCCGGTCTCGCCGCCCTCGCAGGCTGGGACAGGGAGCGAGCGCTGGCTGTGGGCCTGCTGGCCGGCGCCTTCGGCCTCTCGCCGGACGTGGACATCCTCTACGCTCCCGTGGGACTCGTCGGCGTCGACGGCCTTCTGGAGGCGGAAGCAGCCTTCTGGGCCGCCGGCAACGTCGTCCACCGGGCGGTGACCCACTCGCTCGTCGTCGGGGCACTCGGAGCGGTCGGGGCGGCGCTGTGGGCCGCCCGGACGAAGGCGACCAGGGCACTCGCAGTCACCGTCGGTACCGGGCTCGTCGCGGTAGGCGCGACCGACGGCGCGCTGTCGGCGGTCGTCATGGCCGCCTTCGTCGTCGTCGTCTTCGGCGTCGCCAGTGCCGGCACCCGGTGGGGAATCGACGCGCCGCACGTCGGGGCCGCCGCCGTGGTCGGCCTGCTGGCTCACCCCTTCGGCGACCTGTTCACCGGGGCGCCGCCGGAGCTTCTGTACCCCTTCGACGTCACGCTCGTCGCCGAGCGACTCCTCCTCCACCCGGATCCGACGATGCACCTGCTCGGCGCCTTCGGCCTCGAGATAGCGACGATGTGGGCGGCCGCACTGGTGTACCTCCACGTCACCGACCGGCGACTGACCGACCACGTCCGACCGCACGCGACGCTTGGGGTCGGGTTCGCCGGCGCCGTCCTCCTGTTGCCGCCGCCGTCGCTGGAGGCGCCGTACCGCTTCGTCTTCGGCGCGCTTGGCGTCGGGATGGTCTCCGGCGTCGGCGTCCACCCCCGGAACTGGTGGCGGCTGCTGACCCCCGACGCCGACCGTCGCCCGCTGACGCCGCTCGGCGTCGCGTTGACCGGCCTTGCCGCGCTGTCGGCCGCACTCCTGGCGTACGGGACGCTGTATACCTGGCTGTAG
- a CDS encoding DUF2238 domain-containing protein, which yields MSLRDRLALGRRWQLRLTRGMQVAMVGLFVVGFVRGNTGILVNTAVAFGVSLLPALLERDYDIPLDTGLTLWITTAVFLHALGTVGIPGTEGTFYNSIPWWDNLTHTLSSSIVAAAGYTTARAFDEHSDAVRLPPRFMFVFILVVVLAFGVFWEVIEFAIGEVAALTGSRAVLTQYGLGDTMMDLVFDTVGAVIVAVWGTAYLTDIVGTLTDRLNDRTSGSSR from the coding sequence GTGAGCCTCCGGGACCGCCTCGCGCTCGGCAGACGGTGGCAGCTCCGACTCACACGCGGGATGCAGGTCGCTATGGTCGGGCTGTTCGTCGTCGGTTTCGTCCGCGGCAACACCGGCATCCTCGTCAACACGGCGGTCGCGTTCGGCGTCTCGCTGCTTCCCGCCCTCCTCGAGCGGGACTACGACATCCCGCTGGACACCGGCCTGACGCTGTGGATCACGACCGCCGTCTTCCTCCACGCGCTCGGGACGGTCGGGATTCCGGGCACCGAGGGCACCTTCTACAACTCCATTCCGTGGTGGGACAACCTCACACACACCCTCTCGTCGAGTATCGTCGCCGCGGCGGGCTACACCACCGCCCGCGCGTTCGACGAACACTCCGATGCCGTCCGCCTCCCGCCGCGGTTCATGTTCGTCTTCATCCTCGTCGTCGTGCTGGCGTTCGGTGTGTTCTGGGAGGTCATCGAGTTCGCTATCGGCGAGGTGGCTGCACTCACCGGCAGCCGGGCCGTCCTGACACAGTACGGACTCGGCGACACGATGATGGACCTGGTGTTCGACACCGTGGGCGCGGTCATCGTCGCCGTCTGGGGGACCGCCTACCTCACCGACATCGTCGGCACGCTCACGGATCGACTGAACGATCGGACGTCCGGATCGAGCCGGTAG
- a CDS encoding ferritin family protein has product MTPEEFLEEVREANKTALSRLGSSKALYADTMGEMDAGEVLTAAATAEHHAAETYAAWAGFSEDEVAAAFETTADEERDHYETVAGELDDHDPGEVPAIQAYLRDLEGDVERVGGFVGRTLAAEKSKEQVTGFFVGDADPQTARLFRGMGDDLDAQLERATDLLESLCGDNDECWERAETAASGAIQAAYAEYTERLEGMGVNPKPVC; this is encoded by the coding sequence ATGACACCCGAGGAGTTCCTCGAAGAGGTTCGCGAGGCGAACAAGACCGCTCTCTCGCGGCTCGGGTCCTCGAAGGCGCTGTACGCCGACACGATGGGCGAGATGGACGCCGGGGAGGTGCTGACCGCGGCTGCGACGGCCGAACACCACGCTGCCGAGACCTACGCGGCGTGGGCCGGATTCTCGGAGGACGAGGTCGCGGCGGCCTTCGAGACGACCGCCGACGAGGAGCGGGACCACTACGAGACGGTCGCCGGCGAACTCGACGACCACGACCCGGGCGAGGTGCCGGCCATCCAGGCGTACCTGCGGGACCTGGAGGGCGACGTCGAGCGCGTCGGCGGGTTCGTCGGCCGGACGCTGGCTGCCGAGAAGTCCAAGGAACAGGTGACAGGCTTCTTCGTCGGCGATGCCGACCCACAGACCGCACGGCTGTTCCGCGGGATGGGCGACGACCTCGACGCCCAGCTCGAACGCGCGACCGACCTGCTCGAGTCGCTGTGCGGGGACAACGACGAGTGCTGGGAGCGAGCGGAGACGGCCGCAAGCGGCGCCATCCAGGCCGCCTACGCGGAGTACACCGAACGGCTCGAGGGGATGGGCGTCAACCCGAAGCCGGTCTGTTGA
- a CDS encoding sulfurtransferase, which translates to MSDYAKEDVLVSADWVEDHLDHFQSDAPDYRLLEVDVDTEVYDEEGHAPGAIGLDWEKDLRDQVQRDLLSKDAFEALMEDLGITEDTTVVLYGDNANWFAAYTYWEFKYYGHDDVRLLDGGRDYWVANDYPLTDEVPEFPSTEYEASGPHESIRAYREDVEKAIDRGLPLVDVRSPEEFSGEILAPPGLQETAQRGGHVPGAKNISWADVTNDDGTFKTRDELEELYAGHGIEGEETTIAYCRIAERSSVAWFALHELLGYEDTSNYDGSWTEWGNLVGAPIERGSGD; encoded by the coding sequence ATGAGCGACTACGCGAAAGAGGACGTACTCGTATCGGCGGACTGGGTGGAGGACCACCTGGACCACTTCCAGAGCGACGCCCCGGACTATCGACTGCTGGAGGTCGACGTCGACACCGAGGTCTACGACGAGGAGGGCCACGCACCCGGCGCCATCGGTCTCGACTGGGAGAAGGACCTCCGCGACCAGGTCCAGCGCGACCTGCTCTCGAAGGACGCCTTCGAGGCGCTGATGGAGGACCTCGGCATCACCGAGGACACCACCGTCGTCCTGTACGGCGACAACGCAAACTGGTTTGCGGCCTACACCTACTGGGAGTTCAAGTACTACGGCCACGACGACGTCCGACTGCTGGACGGCGGCCGCGACTACTGGGTGGCCAACGACTACCCGCTGACCGACGAGGTGCCGGAGTTCCCCTCGACGGAGTACGAGGCCAGCGGTCCCCACGAGTCCATCCGCGCCTACCGCGAGGACGTCGAGAAGGCCATCGACCGCGGCCTGCCGCTCGTGGACGTCCGCTCGCCCGAGGAGTTCAGCGGCGAGATCCTCGCCCCGCCGGGACTCCAGGAGACCGCCCAGCGCGGCGGCCACGTCCCCGGCGCCAAGAACATCTCGTGGGCCGACGTGACCAACGACGACGGCACGTTCAAGACCCGCGACGAACTCGAGGAGCTGTACGCCGGACACGGCATCGAGGGCGAGGAGACCACCATCGCCTACTGCCGCATCGCCGAGCGCTCCTCGGTCGCGTGGTTCGCGCTCCACGAACTGCTTGGCTACGAGGACACCTCCAACTACGACGGCTCCTGGACGGAGTGGGGCAACCTCGTCGGCGCGCCCATCGAACGCGGCAGCGGCGACTGA
- a CDS encoding sulfurtransferase, with translation MSEVVVPASWLAERLGAVRVVDVRDAWEYDGIGHVPGAVNVPFDSFRAEDEGEAGMLPGADRFAELMAEAGVGTDDELVAYDDTHGVFAARLLVTAELYGHDPAKLHLLDGDFSAWKLAHETSDETPDPEPADYEASFQRDGPLVELDTVEAAIDDPDTVIVDTREEWEYEEGHIPGSVRLDWRELVDDDTRGLDPEPELRRLLEERGITPDRRVLLYCNTARRISHTYTVLRHLGYPDLAFYEGSLTEWEREGGDLETGA, from the coding sequence ATGAGCGAGGTAGTGGTCCCGGCGTCGTGGCTGGCAGAGCGGCTCGGGGCGGTCCGGGTCGTCGACGTCCGCGACGCCTGGGAGTACGACGGCATCGGGCACGTCCCCGGCGCGGTGAACGTGCCCTTCGACAGCTTCCGCGCCGAGGACGAAGGCGAGGCGGGGATGCTCCCCGGCGCGGACCGCTTCGCCGAACTGATGGCCGAGGCGGGCGTCGGCACCGACGACGAACTCGTCGCCTACGACGACACCCACGGCGTCTTCGCGGCCCGCCTGCTCGTCACCGCGGAACTGTACGGTCACGACCCCGCGAAACTCCACCTGCTGGACGGGGACTTCTCGGCCTGGAAACTGGCCCACGAGACGAGCGACGAGACGCCCGACCCGGAACCGGCCGACTACGAGGCGTCGTTCCAGCGCGACGGCCCGCTCGTCGAACTCGATACCGTCGAGGCGGCCATCGACGACCCCGACACGGTCATCGTCGACACCCGCGAGGAGTGGGAGTACGAGGAGGGCCACATCCCCGGATCGGTCCGGCTGGACTGGCGGGAACTCGTCGACGACGATACGCGGGGGCTCGACCCCGAACCGGAGCTGCGACGGCTGCTGGAGGAGCGCGGCATCACCCCCGACCGGCGGGTGCTGCTGTACTGCAACACCGCCCGTCGCATCAGCCACACCTACACCGTCCTCCGGCACCTCGGCTACCCCGACCTCGCGTTCTACGAGGGCAGCCTCACCGAGTGGGAACGGGAGGGCGGCGACCTCGAGACGGGCGCCTGA
- the paaE gene encoding 1,2-phenylacetyl-CoA epoxidase subunit PaaE: MRNRPDPSTDVDGDDPAECPYCGSTDTEREHPKGPSLCRSMHYCNECNEPFEAFG; this comes from the coding sequence ATGAGGAACCGGCCGGACCCCTCGACGGACGTCGACGGCGACGACCCTGCGGAGTGTCCCTACTGCGGGTCGACGGACACCGAACGGGAGCACCCGAAGGGCCCGTCGCTGTGCCGCTCGATGCACTACTGCAACGAGTGCAACGAGCCCTTCGAAGCGTTCGGGTGA
- a CDS encoding RNA-guided endonuclease InsQ/TnpB family protein → MEVRRTVPVKLDVTDEQADLLHETIDEFLWAANYVVDAAWDGEWVETRSSVLHDITYDEVREQTRLHSNHVQSARDRAVDALDSVVAKWSKGEHASLPTFTTPFCEYNQRNATFYDDHASLSTVDGRVTAEYVLPDENRDTPHSKYLHSEEWETTGATLHYRRGDFYLHVRTKADVDDPEPVENGTVLGVDLGVENIAVTSTGVFWSADEFNHWRTEYVERRKSLQECGSRWAHQNVQAVGRKETGRFEQYLHRVANELVAEAAESGCTVIAFEDLTDIRDRMPNARRFHEWAFRRLYEYVSYKAKERGIRVEQVNPKNTSRRCSSCGFTHEDNRPVQDTFCCQACGYENHADYNAAKNIGYRLLRNQIGGEGGAPVGVRLNTGMLNANGVKPLPDSARAGVHGESSRL, encoded by the coding sequence ATGGAGGTCCGCCGAACCGTCCCGGTCAAACTCGACGTGACCGACGAACAGGCGGACCTGCTTCACGAGACGATTGACGAGTTCCTGTGGGCCGCTAACTACGTCGTAGACGCCGCGTGGGACGGCGAGTGGGTCGAAACCCGCTCGTCGGTCCTCCACGACATAACCTACGACGAGGTACGCGAGCAGACGCGGCTCCATAGCAACCACGTCCAATCGGCTCGTGACCGTGCTGTCGATGCGCTCGATAGTGTGGTCGCCAAGTGGTCGAAGGGCGAACACGCCTCGTTGCCGACGTTCACGACGCCGTTTTGCGAATACAACCAGCGCAACGCCACGTTCTACGACGACCACGCTTCGCTGTCCACCGTTGATGGCCGCGTCACCGCCGAGTACGTCTTGCCCGACGAAAACCGTGACACGCCCCACTCGAAGTATCTGCACTCCGAGGAGTGGGAGACGACCGGCGCGACACTCCACTACCGCCGTGGCGATTTCTACCTTCACGTCCGAACAAAGGCGGACGTGGACGACCCCGAACCAGTCGAGAACGGAACGGTTCTCGGCGTGGACCTCGGAGTCGAGAACATCGCCGTTACTTCGACCGGCGTGTTCTGGTCTGCCGACGAATTTAACCATTGGCGGACGGAGTACGTCGAGCGCCGCAAATCCCTCCAAGAGTGCGGGTCGCGGTGGGCACACCAAAACGTCCAAGCGGTCGGACGCAAGGAGACGGGCCGCTTCGAGCAGTACCTTCACCGCGTGGCGAACGAACTCGTCGCGGAAGCCGCCGAGAGCGGCTGTACGGTGATAGCCTTCGAGGACTTGACGGACATCCGCGACCGGATGCCCAACGCCCGGCGATTCCACGAGTGGGCGTTCCGTCGCCTGTACGAGTACGTCTCGTACAAGGCTAAAGAGCGCGGCATCCGGGTCGAGCAGGTGAACCCGAAGAACACGTCCCGGCGGTGTTCGTCGTGTGGATTCACCCACGAAGACAACCGCCCCGTACAGGACACGTTTTGCTGTCAGGCCTGTGGGTACGAGAACCACGCGGACTACAACGCGGCCAAGAACATCGGCTACAGGCTCCTTCGCAACCAAATTGGTGGCGAAGGAGGCGCACCCGTAGGTGTGCGCTTGAACACCGGGATGTTGAACGCGAACGGGGTCAAACCCCTGCCGGATTCGGCCAGAGCGGGAGTCCATGGTGAAAGCTCACGGCTTTAG
- the paaD gene encoding 1,2-phenylacetyl-CoA epoxidase subunit PaaD encodes MSEDVPEVDVEDIEAGPSYCAYTEYEHGVDVEALPATGADAEGLDAAVWEHLYEVEDPEMPVSVVDLGLIYDVTVEDGTATVTMTLTYTGCPARDYLTEDVRQAAARAEGVDDAEVELVWSPEWSLEMVTEAGKADLREFGVSV; translated from the coding sequence ATGTCTGAGGACGTCCCCGAGGTCGACGTCGAGGACATCGAGGCGGGACCGAGCTACTGCGCATACACGGAGTACGAACACGGCGTCGACGTCGAGGCGTTGCCGGCGACGGGCGCCGACGCCGAGGGCCTCGATGCCGCCGTCTGGGAACATCTCTACGAGGTCGAGGACCCCGAGATGCCCGTCTCGGTGGTCGACCTGGGGCTGATATACGACGTGACCGTCGAGGACGGGACGGCGACGGTGACGATGACGCTGACCTACACGGGCTGTCCGGCCCGCGACTACCTGACCGAAGACGTCCGGCAGGCCGCCGCCCGTGCGGAGGGCGTCGACGACGCCGAGGTCGAACTCGTGTGGAGCCCCGAGTGGAGCCTCGAGATGGTGACCGAGGCGGGCAAGGCCGACCTCCGGGAGTTCGGGGTGTCGGTGTAA
- the paaC gene encoding 1,2-phenylacetyl-CoA epoxidase subunit PaaC — protein sequence MTLGAADELNDRERAAVEAELRCLADDEFVAAERYTEWQVRGPTLEADVAVANIAQDELGHARLWYDLLEDFGHDQVDLIWERDPADFRHATLLEQGFAEGDWADCIVRGYLYDTFERLRLESLEETTYPRIADRVGKVLGEEEYHREHAHNWLERLAEDAEGRRRLQAALDRLFPHALTLFEPTDHEEAIVDLGVRPDPLSELRAEWRDMVTPVLGGLGLDVPVADHEDLLPAARGRDGSHTDDWASLYNEFTFTYEQLGRSEAPALMPDPDEADV from the coding sequence ATGACGCTGGGCGCCGCCGACGAACTGAACGACCGCGAGCGGGCGGCCGTCGAGGCCGAGTTGCGGTGTCTCGCCGACGACGAGTTCGTCGCCGCCGAGCGCTATACCGAGTGGCAGGTCCGCGGGCCGACGCTGGAGGCCGACGTCGCCGTCGCCAACATCGCACAGGACGAGTTGGGTCACGCCCGCCTGTGGTACGACCTGCTGGAGGACTTCGGCCACGACCAGGTCGACCTCATCTGGGAACGCGACCCGGCGGACTTCCGGCACGCGACGCTCCTCGAGCAGGGCTTCGCTGAGGGCGACTGGGCCGACTGCATCGTCCGGGGCTACCTCTACGACACCTTCGAACGGCTCCGGCTGGAGTCGCTGGAGGAGACCACCTACCCCCGAATCGCCGACCGCGTCGGGAAGGTGCTCGGCGAGGAGGAGTACCACCGCGAACACGCCCACAACTGGCTGGAGCGACTCGCCGAGGACGCCGAGGGGCGACGGCGCCTTCAGGCCGCCCTCGACCGCCTCTTTCCGCACGCACTGACGCTGTTCGAGCCGACCGACCACGAGGAGGCCATCGTCGACCTCGGCGTGCGGCCGGACCCCCTCTCGGAGTTGCGGGCGGAGTGGCGCGACATGGTCACGCCGGTGCTGGGCGGGCTCGGTCTCGACGTGCCGGTCGCCGACCACGAGGACCTGCTGCCGGCGGCCCGCGGCCGCGACGGGAGCCACACCGACGACTGGGCGTCGCTGTACAACGAGTTCACGTTCACCTACGAACAGCTCGGGCGCTCGGAGGCGCCCGCACTGATGCCCGACCCCGACGAGGCCGATGTCTGA
- a CDS encoding phenylacetic acid degradation protein PaaB: MKWEVFRQEKTKDYHTHVGNVHAPNAEMAKQYAQIMHARRKPANSLWVVPKEEIEEVHADERGVEMGGTTQKEYRWATNYNTDETFAEEIEDSQREQEAAERDLAEADR, encoded by the coding sequence ATGAAGTGGGAAGTGTTCCGCCAGGAGAAGACGAAGGACTACCACACCCACGTCGGGAACGTCCACGCGCCGAACGCCGAGATGGCCAAGCAGTACGCCCAGATCATGCACGCCCGCCGGAAGCCGGCCAACAGCCTCTGGGTCGTTCCGAAGGAGGAAATCGAGGAGGTCCACGCCGACGAACGGGGCGTCGAGATGGGCGGCACCACCCAGAAGGAGTACCGCTGGGCGACGAACTACAACACCGACGAGACGTTCGCCGAGGAGATCGAGGACAGCCAGCGCGAACAGGAGGCCGCAGAACGGGACCTCGCGGAGGCGGACCGATGA
- a CDS encoding Phenylacetic acid catabolic protein → MDLETVTERAGPREFGPGDEMPEEYREAATRMIQFHANSEIMGAYIERPFIRQAPSLDRKLAVSAQVQDEIGHGQLLYRAAEELGVKSRERMLEELASGEGKFLNCFHYPLDDWYELPMIMFFVDGAAMRRQATLKRTSWEPYAHAIDKICFEEGFHIKHGEDILRTIATGSRKDQQRLQAAFEKWWPRILQFFGPTDDDSTHGEFAMEVGLKTMSNDDLRNAFLNAYVPKAKKYGLELPEYPRVEYHESDDYYEVYEEDLDWSEFFTVARNELPTGAGQIEKRRRSQAAVEWVRDAIESPGQGGATPAAADD, encoded by the coding sequence ATGGATCTCGAAACGGTCACAGAGCGAGCCGGGCCGCGGGAGTTCGGTCCCGGCGACGAGATGCCCGAGGAGTACCGGGAGGCGGCGACCCGGATGATACAGTTCCACGCCAACAGCGAGATCATGGGCGCCTACATCGAGCGGCCGTTCATCCGGCAGGCGCCGTCGCTGGACCGCAAGCTCGCCGTGAGCGCGCAGGTACAGGACGAGATCGGTCACGGGCAACTGCTCTACCGGGCCGCCGAGGAACTCGGCGTCAAGAGCCGCGAGCGGATGCTCGAGGAACTGGCCAGCGGCGAGGGGAAGTTCCTCAACTGCTTTCACTACCCGCTGGACGACTGGTACGAACTGCCGATGATCATGTTCTTCGTCGACGGCGCCGCGATGCGTCGCCAGGCGACGCTGAAGCGGACCTCCTGGGAGCCGTACGCCCACGCCATCGACAAGATTTGCTTCGAGGAGGGCTTCCACATCAAGCACGGCGAGGACATCCTCCGGACCATCGCCACTGGGAGCCGGAAGGATCAACAGCGCCTCCAGGCAGCCTTCGAGAAGTGGTGGCCCCGCATCCTGCAGTTCTTCGGGCCGACCGACGACGACTCCACGCACGGGGAGTTCGCCATGGAGGTCGGCCTCAAGACGATGAGCAACGACGACCTGCGGAACGCCTTCCTGAACGCCTACGTCCCGAAGGCGAAGAAGTACGGCCTCGAGTTGCCGGAGTACCCCCGCGTCGAGTACCACGAGAGCGACGACTACTACGAGGTCTACGAGGAGGATCTCGACTGGTCGGAGTTCTTCACCGTCGCCAGAAACGAGTTGCCGACCGGCGCCGGACAGATCGAAAAACGCCGGCGCTCGCAGGCGGCCGTCGAGTGGGTCCGCGACGCCATCGAATCACCCGGGCAGGGCGGGGCAACCCCTGCGGCCGCCGACGACTGA
- a CDS encoding helix-turn-helix domain-containing protein, which produces MISECLVVEFRVTGDGCPLAEASRAAEATVEAAPPLRRGDGYTLLRFSSPDPELAEVLEADDRIRYLHRAETGGEYTYRCLSKERCVVHRLIDEGFLVESVGYREGTERHVGAVVGQDVLSGVLEAAGETVGVRLERISPLREEGEGGVDARWDLTPAQTEALEAAYGMGYFEVPKAVTAADVAAELGVSKSAFLERLRRGQATLLRQVLD; this is translated from the coding sequence GTGATTTCGGAGTGTCTGGTCGTCGAGTTCCGCGTCACCGGCGACGGCTGTCCGCTGGCGGAGGCCTCCCGGGCGGCGGAGGCGACCGTCGAGGCCGCCCCGCCGTTGCGGCGCGGCGACGGCTACACGCTGCTGCGGTTCTCCAGTCCGGACCCCGAACTGGCCGAGGTTCTCGAGGCCGACGACCGGATCAGGTACCTCCACCGGGCGGAGACGGGCGGGGAGTACACCTACCGGTGTCTCTCCAAGGAACGGTGCGTGGTCCACCGGCTCATCGACGAGGGTTTTCTGGTCGAGTCGGTCGGCTACCGGGAGGGCACCGAGCGCCACGTCGGCGCCGTCGTCGGCCAGGACGTCCTGAGCGGCGTGCTCGAGGCCGCCGGCGAGACCGTCGGCGTCCGCCTCGAACGGATCTCCCCGCTTCGGGAGGAAGGTGAGGGCGGCGTCGACGCCCGCTGGGACCTGACGCCCGCCCAGACCGAGGCGCTCGAAGCCGCATACGGGATGGGCTACTTCGAGGTCCCGAAGGCCGTCACCGCCGCCGACGTCGCGGCCGAACTCGGTGTCTCGAAGTCCGCCTTCCTCGAACGACTCCGGCGAGGGCAGGCGACGCTCCTCCGGCAGGTCCTCGACTGA